One part of the Desulfovibrio aminophilus DSM 12254 genome encodes these proteins:
- a CDS encoding glycosyltransferase family 2 protein, with protein sequence MSRLGKIILSLTVAAGIASILLYLMARTVLFFLAPVLWYEKSLAAFLLLAEAFTMVHALGYFLNIRHVIAAPDRPRFSMDNVPELTTYPPVAIIVSSFKEPLEVIEATLTCFYNLTYPNKHIYFLDDTRYDLPGQDPQLMASYRHSVDDLCRRIGVNLFRRKWRGAKAGMVNDFLDFLAGRPKAGFEFTPFEDIPRRETEKYVILFDADMNPLPDFVEPLVAFMEANPRLAFIQTPQYYSNFLTNRVARAAGLQQAVFYEYICEGKSIQDAMFCCGTNVIFRREALESVGGFDESSVTEDFATSLKFHITGWSSAYLNKVCAFGLGPEDLGGYFRQQFRWALGTVGLLRTILGTFLRGPGRLPAAKWWEYFLSGSHYFVGWVLFIMMLCPVLYLITGVPSFFARPELYLLFFLPYVVLTLVLFVYTMTQRRYRFKELAVGIILQALTFPVYMKASLLGILGYRGTFKTTPKGSSKALPLYALWIQVGMAAACAFALAFGGMRLLNGDGPVSALLANGFWTFYHLGLLSTALYFNHPEEPRP encoded by the coding sequence ATGAGCCGCCTGGGGAAAATCATTCTCTCCCTGACTGTCGCCGCGGGCATCGCCTCAATCCTGCTCTATCTCATGGCCCGCACCGTGCTTTTCTTTCTGGCCCCCGTGCTCTGGTACGAAAAGAGCCTGGCGGCGTTTCTGCTCCTGGCCGAAGCATTCACCATGGTCCACGCCCTGGGCTACTTCCTGAACATCCGCCATGTGATAGCCGCTCCGGACCGGCCGCGTTTCTCCATGGACAACGTGCCCGAGCTGACGACCTATCCACCGGTGGCCATCATCGTTTCTTCCTTCAAGGAACCTCTGGAGGTCATCGAGGCCACGCTGACCTGTTTCTACAACCTGACGTATCCCAACAAGCATATCTATTTCTTGGACGACACGCGCTACGATCTGCCTGGGCAGGATCCCCAGCTCATGGCCTCCTACCGCCACTCGGTGGACGACCTCTGCCGCCGCATCGGCGTGAACCTCTTCCGGCGCAAATGGCGCGGGGCCAAGGCGGGAATGGTCAACGACTTTCTTGACTTCCTGGCCGGAAGACCCAAGGCGGGCTTCGAGTTCACCCCGTTCGAGGACATTCCGCGTCGCGAGACCGAAAAGTACGTCATTCTCTTCGACGCGGACATGAACCCGTTGCCGGACTTCGTGGAGCCGTTGGTGGCCTTCATGGAGGCCAATCCCCGCTTGGCCTTCATCCAAACCCCTCAATACTATTCCAATTTCTTGACCAATCGCGTGGCCCGCGCCGCCGGGCTCCAACAGGCCGTGTTCTACGAATACATCTGCGAGGGCAAGAGCATCCAGGACGCCATGTTCTGCTGCGGCACCAACGTCATTTTCCGGCGTGAGGCCTTGGAGAGCGTCGGCGGGTTCGACGAGTCCTCCGTGACCGAGGATTTCGCCACCTCGCTCAAGTTCCACATCACGGGCTGGAGCTCGGCCTATCTGAACAAGGTTTGCGCCTTCGGCCTCGGCCCGGAGGATCTGGGCGGCTACTTCCGGCAACAGTTCCGCTGGGCCCTGGGTACCGTGGGCCTGCTGCGCACGATTCTCGGAACCTTTCTGCGCGGCCCCGGACGTCTTCCGGCGGCCAAATGGTGGGAGTATTTTCTCTCCGGTTCGCATTATTTCGTGGGGTGGGTGCTGTTCATCATGATGCTCTGCCCGGTGCTCTATCTCATCACCGGAGTCCCGAGCTTCTTCGCCCGGCCGGAACTGTACCTTCTTTTCTTCCTGCCCTACGTGGTTCTGACCCTGGTTCTCTTCGTCTACACCATGACCCAGCGCCGCTACCGTTTCAAGGAGCTGGCCGTGGGCATCATTCTCCAGGCGCTGACCTTTCCGGTGTACATGAAGGCATCCCTGCTGGGCATTCTCGGATATCGAGGCACGTTCAAGACCACGCCCAAGGGCAGTTCCAAGGCTTTGCCTCTGTATGCTCTCTGGATTCAGGTGGGCATGGCCGCGGCCTGCGCTTTCGCCCTGGCCTTCGGGGGCATGCGCCTGCTCAACGGCGACGGGCCCGTTTCGGCCTTGCTGGCCAACGGATTCTGGACTTTCTACCACCTGGGGCTCCTATCCACGGCCCTTTATTTCAACCATCCCGAGGAGCCCCGACCATGA